A window of the Henckelia pumila isolate YLH828 chromosome 3, ASM3356847v2, whole genome shotgun sequence genome harbors these coding sequences:
- the LOC140886141 gene encoding BRASSINOSTEROID INSENSITIVE 1-associated receptor kinase 1-like produces the protein MDRSTTWVFCSFFLSSILVLAQFSRVSANAEGDALNSLKNNLADPNSVLQSWDPTLVNPCTWFHVTCNNENSVTRVDLGNANLSGTLSPQLGLLPNLQYLELYSNNITGSIPNELGNLTSLVSLDLYLNSLVGPIPGTLGKLQKLRFLRLNNNSLTGQIPRSLTTIMTLQVLDLSNNHLTGQIPVNGSFQLFTPISFDNNQLDKLPVSPPPPLPPSSQSSSRVANSATGAIAGGVAAGAALLFAAPAIALAWYRRRKPEDHFFDVPAEEDPEVHLGQLKRFSLRELQVASDNFSNKNILGRGGFGKVYKGRLADGSLVAVKRLKEERTQGGELQFQTEVEMISMAVHRNLLRLRGFCMTPTERLLVYPYMANGSVASCLRDRPETQPPLDWPIRKRIALGSARGLAYLHDHCDPKIIHRDVKAANILLDEDFEAVVGDFGLAKLMDYKDTHVTTAVRGTIGHIAPEYLSTGKSSEKTDVFGYGVMLLELITGQRAFDLARLANDDDVMLLDWVRGLLKEKKLETLVDADLQGNYIDDEVEQLIQVALLCTQSSPLERPKMSEVVRMLEGDGLAERWEEWQKEEMFRQEFNHMHHPNTDWIINDSTSNIRPGRIIRAKMSLPFSGLDSQLCI, from the exons ATGGATCGGTCAACTACCTGGGTTTTTTGCTCTTTTTTCTTGTCCTCAATACTTGTGCTTGCTCAATTTTCAAGGGTGTCTGCCAACGCCGAAG GGGATGCCTTGAATTCATTGAAGAACAATTTGGCTGATCCTAATAGTGTTCTCCAGAGTTGGGATCCGACCCTTGTTAACCCGTGCACGTGGTTTCATGTTACATGCAATAACGAAAATAGCGTCACTCGAGT CGATCTTGGCAATGCAAATTTGTCTGGCACCCTTTCCCCTCAGCTTGGTCTACTTCCAAATTTACAGTATCT GGAACTTTACAGTAACAATATTACTGGAAGTATTCCAAACGAACTAGGAAACTTGACAAGTTTGGTGAGCTTGGATCTTTATTTGAATAGCCTGGTTGGTCCAATCCCTGGCACATTGGGCAAACTTCAAAAGCTACGTTTCTT GAGGCTCAACAATAACAGTTTGACTGGACAAATCCCCCGGTCACTTACTACTATCATGACGCTTCAAGTCCT GGATCTTTCAAATAACCATCTGACAGGTCAAATTCCCGTCAATGGATCCTTTCAGCTTTTTACTCCTATCAG TTTTGACAATAATCAGTTGGATAAACTTCCTGTATCTCCACCTCCTCCACTTCCGCCATCATCTCAGTCTTCCTCTCGAG TTGCCAACAGTGCTACCGGAGCCATTGCAGGGGGAGTTGCTGCTGGAGCGGCCCTGCTATTTGCTGCCCCGGCAATTGCGCTTGCTTGGTATCGTAGAAGAAAGCCAGAGGATCATTTCTTTGATGTTCCTG CTGAGGAGGATCCAGAAGTCCATCTGGGACAGCTCAAAAGATTTTCACTACGTGAATTGCAAGTTGCATCAGATAACTTCAGTAATAAAAATATCCTTGGCAGAGGTGGATTTGGTAAGGTTTACAAAGGTCGATTAGCTGATGGCTCTCTAGTAGCAGTAAAAAGACTGAAAGAAGAGCGCACTCAAGGTGGAGAGCTTCAATTCCAAACAGAAGTGGAAATGATCAGCATGGCTGTGCATCGAAATTTACTTCGCTTGCGTGGCTTTTGCATGACTCCTACAGAACGGTTGCTTGTTTATCCTTATATGGCTAATGGAAGTGTTGCATCGTGCTTGAGAG ATAGACCTGAAACTCAACCTCCACTTGATTGGCCAATAAGAAAACGGATAGCGTTGGGGTCTGCGAGGGGACTTGCTTATTTGCATGATCACTGTGACCCCAAAATCATTCATCGGGATGTCAAAGCTGCGAATATATTATTGGATGAGGACTTTGAAGCAGTTGTCGGTGACTTTGGGCTGGCCAAACTTATGGACTACAAGGATACTCATGTTACCACGGCTGTTCGTGGAACAATTGGTCATATTGCTCCCGAATATCTCTCCACCGGTAAATCTTCTGAGAAAACTGATGTTTTCGGTTATGGGGTCATGCTTCTTGAGCTGATCACTGGTCAGAGAGCTTTCGATCTTGCTCGACTTGCCAATGATGATGATGTGATGTTACTCGATTGG GTCAGGGGACTTTTGAAGGAAAAAAAGTTGGAGACACTCGTCGATGCGGATCTTCAAGGTAATTATATCGACGATGAAGTGGAACAGCTGATCCAAGTAGCTCTGCTCTGCACACAGAGCTCCCCGTTGGAGCGTCCAAAGATGTCGGAAGTCGTGAGGATGCTGGAGGGTGATGGTTTGGCTGAGAGGTGGGAAGAATGGCAGAAGGAAGAAATGTTCCGTCAAGAATTCAATCATATGCATCACCCGAACACTGATTGGATAATCAACGACTCCACTTCGAATATTCGGCCCGGACGAATTATCCGGGCCAAGATGAGTCTCCCATTTAGTGGTTTGGATTCGCAACTTTGTATTTGA